From the Nonlabens marinus S1-08 genome, one window contains:
- a CDS encoding 1-aminocyclopropane-1-carboxylate deaminase/D-cysteine desulfhydrase, translated as MKLFDHKDSVNQHFKTFEDLNVTIDIKREDLLHKEVSGNKLRKLRYNLKAALDQEYSQVLTYGGAYSNHIAATAAACRIVGLSSIGIIRGEELGDTLEKTLATNQTLRTAHKNGMQLKFVSRKEYREKMEVDFQAQLMLDYGVFYNIPEGGTNALAVKGANEILTSKDLESYDVICVAGGTGGTAAGIINSVNEGHQVFVFSALKGDFLRRDIEKFSSDRSFELVGENHFGGYVRSNDALIDYMNVRFRESGIPLDPIYTGKMMYRLEQMIQQGIFNGKTRILAIHTGGLQGIPGYNQMLKKKGRLQLQYEDHI; from the coding sequence ATGAAGTTGTTCGACCATAAAGATTCTGTAAATCAACATTTCAAAACCTTTGAAGATCTGAATGTGACCATTGATATCAAAAGGGAAGACTTGTTGCATAAGGAAGTTTCAGGAAATAAACTGCGTAAGTTGAGATACAATCTTAAGGCGGCACTAGATCAAGAATACTCGCAGGTCTTGACTTATGGGGGTGCTTACTCCAACCATATAGCAGCGACAGCTGCTGCTTGCAGAATTGTAGGACTATCTTCTATAGGAATTATACGTGGTGAGGAATTAGGTGACACTTTAGAAAAAACACTAGCTACCAACCAGACATTGAGAACTGCTCATAAAAACGGCATGCAATTGAAGTTTGTAAGCAGAAAGGAGTATCGGGAAAAAATGGAGGTAGATTTTCAAGCTCAATTGATGTTAGATTATGGTGTGTTCTACAATATTCCTGAAGGTGGTACGAACGCGCTTGCTGTAAAGGGAGCAAACGAAATCCTTACGTCTAAAGATTTGGAGTCGTATGATGTTATTTGCGTGGCAGGTGGCACTGGAGGGACTGCCGCAGGCATCATCAACTCAGTAAATGAGGGCCATCAAGTATTTGTTTTTTCAGCATTGAAAGGAGATTTTCTTCGTCGAGATATTGAAAAATTTAGTTCTGATAGGTCTTTCGAGTTGGTGGGGGAAAACCATTTTGGCGGTTATGTACGATCTAATGATGCGCTCATTGATTATATGAATGTTCGCTTTCGCGAAAGCGGAATTCCGCTCGACCCCATCTACACAGGAAAAATGATGTATCGCCTAGAACAAATGATACAACAAGGAATTTTTAACGGCAAAACTCGTATTTTAGCCATCCATACAGGTGGTCTACAAGGTATACCTGGTTACAACCAAATGCTCAAGAAAAAAGGACGTCTACAACTGCAGTATGAAGATCACATTTAA
- a CDS encoding putative porin yields MKHLLFLFFLVSAACIAQQRIPRDGTPRTDQRPLNNKEVSVEGEKPPITDYLIISQNRDTTFVDTTLTIQKDYKFNYLRQDDFEYMPFQNIGQPYNKLVKRFDMEQLSPRMGAEARHDNYYEIDDINDYYVPTPLTELYFKTVINQGQQLDALFTSNLSPKFNFSISYKGMRSAGDYVNSLTSTGNFKFTSSYFSERQKYRMRLHTVFQDLSNQENGGLSADALQGFISEDEALDDRGRLEPNLDTATSLLDGKRFYIDQDYEVLGSVDSLSNYSLRVYNRAYFEDKFYRYTEASATESFLGEAYRPTNLKDKTNLEEGMLELGASLDHKVLGYYKAGVSRLEYNYGYDRIVNQATGIVPNRLQGEIYQFKAEFAKRIGVFELQARGGINIAGDLDGQFLNAMATVDFKNFSVAAGAGISSRAPNFNFQLHQSDYVLYNWSNNFSNVEKQQLSFQIISPKYLDLDIELNTLQDYTYFKENLITNDTGDVTGYTAAPVQTNEELTYLKIKAHKSFTFLRYFGSDHTLLFQNVTQKENVINVPSFITRNSLYYKNRFFQNALLLQTGVTLKYFDEYRMDGYDPVLGEFYSQNSTTLGAFPLVDIFLDAKIQQTRIFFKLENATSPLGRPEYFSAPRHPFRDLSLRFGLVWNFFL; encoded by the coding sequence ATGAAGCACCTTTTATTTCTATTCTTTTTAGTGTCTGCTGCATGCATTGCTCAGCAACGTATCCCTAGAGATGGAACTCCAAGAACTGATCAACGTCCATTAAATAATAAAGAGGTTAGTGTAGAAGGAGAAAAGCCACCTATAACTGACTATTTAATTATCAGTCAAAATAGAGATACTACTTTCGTCGATACCACCTTGACCATTCAAAAGGATTATAAATTCAATTATTTGCGTCAGGATGATTTTGAATATATGCCGTTCCAAAACATAGGACAACCTTATAATAAGTTGGTGAAACGATTTGACATGGAACAACTTTCCCCCAGAATGGGTGCAGAGGCTCGTCATGATAACTATTACGAAATCGATGATATCAATGACTACTACGTTCCTACACCTTTAACGGAACTTTACTTTAAAACGGTCATCAATCAAGGACAACAACTGGATGCCTTATTTACTAGCAACTTATCTCCTAAGTTTAATTTTTCCATCAGTTATAAAGGAATGCGTAGCGCTGGGGATTATGTAAACTCATTGACAAGTACTGGTAATTTCAAATTTACATCAAGCTATTTTTCTGAGAGGCAAAAATACCGGATGCGACTTCATACGGTTTTTCAGGATTTGTCCAATCAAGAGAACGGTGGACTATCGGCTGACGCTTTACAAGGTTTTATCAGTGAAGATGAAGCTTTAGATGATCGTGGTAGGTTAGAACCTAATCTAGATACAGCAACAAGTTTATTAGATGGTAAGCGATTTTACATTGATCAGGATTACGAAGTTTTGGGAAGTGTGGATAGTTTGAGCAATTACAGCCTAAGAGTTTACAACAGGGCCTATTTTGAAGACAAATTTTATCGATATACGGAAGCTAGCGCCACTGAAAGTTTCTTAGGAGAAGCTTACAGACCCACAAACTTGAAGGATAAAACAAATCTTGAAGAGGGTATGCTTGAGCTGGGAGCATCCCTTGATCATAAGGTTTTAGGATATTATAAAGCTGGAGTATCCCGACTGGAATATAATTATGGTTACGATCGCATTGTCAATCAAGCTACCGGTATCGTCCCTAATAGGCTTCAAGGAGAGATCTACCAATTCAAAGCAGAGTTTGCAAAAAGGATAGGTGTTTTTGAGTTACAAGCCCGCGGTGGAATCAACATTGCAGGAGATTTAGATGGGCAATTCTTAAATGCCATGGCCACCGTAGATTTCAAAAATTTCTCTGTAGCAGCAGGTGCTGGAATTAGCTCCAGAGCACCTAATTTTAATTTTCAATTGCATCAAAGCGATTATGTACTCTATAATTGGTCAAATAACTTTAGCAATGTTGAGAAGCAGCAATTGTCCTTTCAAATAATCTCTCCTAAATATCTCGATTTAGATATTGAATTAAATACACTTCAAGATTACACCTATTTTAAAGAGAACCTCATTACGAATGATACGGGTGATGTCACAGGTTATACGGCAGCACCTGTTCAAACAAATGAAGAACTCACTTACTTAAAGATCAAGGCGCATAAATCCTTTACCTTTTTAAGGTATTTTGGATCAGATCATACGCTGCTTTTTCAAAACGTCACACAAAAAGAAAATGTAATTAATGTGCCTAGTTTCATTACTAGAAACTCGCTGTACTATAAAAACCGTTTTTTTCAAAATGCGTTGCTTCTTCAAACAGGAGTAACCCTTAAATATTTTGATGAGTACCGTATGGATGGCTATGATCCGGTGTTGGGAGAGTTCTATTCCCAAAACTCTACCACGTTAGGAGCTTTTCCCTTAGTTGATATTTTCTTAGATGCAAAAATTCAACAAACTAGAATCTTCTTTAAATTGGAAAATGCCACATCTCCACTAGGGAGGCCTGAATATTTTAGTGCTCCTAGGCATCCGTTTCGCGATTTGAGTTTGAGATTTGGACTCGTTTGGAACTTTTTCTTATAA
- a CDS encoding DASH family cryptochrome encodes MNLVWFRNDLRTEDNTSLKAACDAEGHVIGVYFFDPRFYQESDFAMDLKIELPFGKTGKYRARFIQEAVKDLREQLQKFDIPLLVYHRSPEEVIPDLVTEYSIKNIYLQKEWTRDELDQENAVGDALESAGLKTGISGYRVFDQFLYHPDDIPFTIKEIPKVYTGFRKKLEKEARIRDCVSIDGYHQESPKVPETTIPTLEDLGLEEFEKDSRSAFPWQGGEKEAWNRLNHYFWETKKLQYYKKTRNGLIGSDYSSKFSAWLAIGCISPRQIYHEVKRFEKEVQKNQDTYWLIFELIWRDFFKYVSLKHKEKLFALGGILEKEYEWNSNKPALKDWMNGTTSEDFVNANMREIAATGFMSNRGRQNVASYWSMHLEQDWRIGAAYFEHILIDYDVHSNYGNWMYNSGVGNDPRNRTFNIQSQADRYDGDKKYRKLWLQDKLL; translated from the coding sequence ATGAATTTAGTTTGGTTTAGAAATGATTTAAGGACTGAAGATAATACGAGTCTTAAGGCAGCGTGTGATGCAGAAGGTCATGTCATAGGAGTTTATTTTTTTGATCCACGCTTTTATCAAGAGAGCGACTTTGCGATGGATCTTAAAATTGAATTGCCTTTTGGAAAAACAGGAAAGTATAGGGCTCGTTTTATACAAGAAGCAGTAAAAGACTTGCGAGAGCAACTGCAAAAGTTCGACATTCCTTTATTAGTTTATCATAGATCACCTGAAGAGGTCATTCCCGATCTAGTCACCGAATATTCTATTAAGAATATCTACCTCCAAAAAGAATGGACACGAGATGAATTGGATCAGGAAAATGCAGTTGGTGATGCCTTAGAATCGGCTGGATTGAAAACTGGAATTAGTGGCTACCGAGTTTTTGATCAATTCTTGTATCATCCAGACGATATTCCGTTTACTATTAAAGAAATACCTAAAGTTTATACTGGGTTTCGTAAAAAGTTAGAAAAAGAAGCCCGTATAAGAGATTGTGTTTCTATAGACGGGTACCATCAAGAATCACCAAAGGTCCCAGAGACTACAATTCCCACTTTAGAAGACTTAGGACTAGAAGAGTTTGAAAAAGATTCGCGAAGTGCATTCCCATGGCAGGGCGGCGAGAAAGAAGCCTGGAACCGATTGAACCATTATTTCTGGGAGACTAAAAAACTTCAATATTATAAAAAGACTAGAAATGGACTTATAGGTTCTGATTACAGTAGCAAGTTTAGTGCTTGGTTAGCTATCGGTTGTATTTCCCCACGGCAAATCTATCATGAAGTCAAGAGATTTGAAAAAGAAGTGCAAAAAAATCAGGATACCTATTGGTTGATTTTTGAATTGATATGGCGTGACTTTTTTAAATACGTTTCACTTAAGCATAAAGAGAAATTGTTTGCTCTAGGTGGGATTCTAGAAAAAGAGTACGAATGGAACTCCAACAAGCCGGCATTAAAAGACTGGATGAATGGAACGACTTCAGAAGATTTTGTCAATGCTAATATGAGAGAAATAGCTGCAACTGGATTCATGAGCAATCGAGGTAGGCAAAATGTGGCTAGCTATTGGTCCATGCATCTAGAGCAAGACTGGAGAATAGGCGCCGCTTATTTTGAACATATTCTTATCGACTATGATGTGCATTCCAATTACGGAAATTGGATGTATAACAGCGGTGTTGGAAATGACCCAAGAAATCGAACCTTCAACATCCAATCACAGGCAGATCGATACGATGGCGATAAGAAGTATAGAAAATTATGGCTTCAAGACAAATTACTATAA
- a CDS encoding TonB-dependent receptor, producing MLKQLWTVVTILFIGIPIVNAQDCQIQLKGTVTDFHDGEPLAFAQFYIKDQQKSTTSNEEGTYIFRNLCAGEYEMIISHFDCITKTVKLSIYEDQIQNFTLEHHVNDLDQVKVIADVHDDHESTQSTTRVLKETINKYSGATLGDALATVQGVSILKTGNSVTKPVIHGLYGSRVAIVNDGMRQQDQEWGVEHAPNIDLNTAGNIQVIKGASALRYGGDAIGGTILIDPERVIVKDTLKGQLISQIQSNGRGGSVTGSLGNYNNTGWYQQATLTYKRLGDFEAPDYVLSNTGSSTYAANLVAGYQSFEYGASLKYSFYDSELGILRASHIGNAAGLAQSINSGQPFRISDFTYDIDAPKQEVQHHAVQFNGYKRLKDLGKLEVDYSFQYNNRLEFDIRRAENRDRASLDLDLFTHNLMTYLLIDRYSNTDIEIGIDGMLQTNIPNPDTGVRRLIPDYESQKVGAFASVNHELNDKWFLEAGARYDYYHIDAEKFYISTRWESLGYDQQFPQFEVSENEGQIFTNPVLDFNLMAFTVGAKYLMDDHYDFSVNLSTANRAPNPSELFSDGLHHALATIELGQLDLQKEQSYKINLTAHAVHNDFDIEINPYVNIVQDFMQLIPIGLETTGRGAFPVSQYEQVNAVLAGVDLGATWNIFYRSLVDPETRRESIDENLLLNSRFSYIYGQNTTDDEPLIYMPPPVFDNELVWENGIIDNLTLRISNTTMLKQNRFPDTDFPAEVFDDQGNSTIVNVEISETPKAYSLWNLVASYAFAKAQLNLSLNNVLNTTYRDYLNRQRFYADDIGRDIQLQFIYNF from the coding sequence ATGTTAAAACAACTATGGACGGTTGTGACTATACTTTTTATAGGTATACCTATTGTCAATGCTCAAGATTGTCAGATCCAGCTCAAAGGTACCGTGACTGATTTCCATGATGGTGAACCTTTGGCATTTGCCCAGTTCTACATCAAGGATCAACAAAAATCCACTACCTCAAATGAGGAGGGGACCTATATATTTAGAAATCTTTGTGCGGGTGAGTACGAGATGATAATTTCTCATTTTGATTGTATCACTAAGACCGTAAAGTTATCCATATATGAGGATCAGATTCAAAACTTCACCCTGGAACATCATGTAAATGATCTAGATCAAGTCAAGGTGATTGCAGACGTCCACGACGATCATGAATCAACCCAATCCACTACACGTGTCTTGAAAGAGACGATCAACAAGTATAGTGGAGCAACCTTAGGTGATGCGCTGGCTACGGTTCAAGGGGTATCTATATTGAAAACAGGCAATAGCGTTACAAAGCCAGTTATTCATGGATTATACGGCAGCCGTGTAGCTATAGTAAATGATGGTATGCGCCAGCAGGATCAGGAATGGGGGGTAGAACATGCACCTAATATTGACCTAAATACAGCCGGGAACATTCAAGTGATTAAAGGGGCTAGTGCCTTGAGGTATGGTGGAGATGCAATTGGTGGCACCATTTTAATTGACCCAGAGCGTGTTATTGTAAAAGACACTTTAAAAGGTCAGTTGATAAGCCAAATTCAAAGCAATGGTCGAGGCGGTAGTGTTACAGGAAGCTTGGGAAATTACAATAATACCGGTTGGTATCAACAAGCAACCTTGACTTATAAAAGGTTAGGTGATTTTGAAGCCCCAGATTATGTGTTGAGCAACACAGGAAGTTCTACATATGCTGCAAATCTCGTTGCTGGTTACCAGTCATTTGAATATGGAGCGAGTCTTAAATATTCTTTTTATGATAGTGAGCTTGGGATCTTACGAGCTTCACATATTGGAAATGCTGCTGGTCTAGCGCAAAGTATAAATTCTGGTCAACCGTTTCGTATTAGCGATTTTACTTATGATATAGATGCACCTAAACAAGAAGTTCAACATCATGCGGTTCAATTTAATGGCTATAAAAGGTTGAAGGATCTTGGAAAGCTGGAAGTTGATTATTCTTTCCAATACAACAACAGACTTGAATTTGATATACGACGGGCAGAGAATCGCGATAGAGCATCGCTAGACCTGGATCTGTTTACCCATAATTTGATGACGTACCTATTGATAGATCGCTATAGCAATACTGATATTGAAATAGGAATTGACGGAATGCTTCAGACTAATATTCCCAATCCGGATACCGGTGTTCGCCGATTAATTCCTGATTACGAGAGTCAAAAAGTTGGTGCGTTTGCATCTGTAAACCATGAATTGAATGATAAATGGTTTCTAGAAGCAGGAGCGAGATATGACTATTACCATATTGATGCAGAGAAATTTTACATTTCTACTAGATGGGAATCCTTAGGTTATGATCAGCAGTTTCCACAGTTTGAAGTGAGTGAAAATGAAGGTCAGATATTTACAAATCCAGTACTGGATTTTAATTTGATGGCTTTTACTGTAGGTGCTAAATATTTGATGGATGATCATTATGATTTTTCGGTAAACCTGAGTACTGCAAACAGGGCACCCAATCCATCAGAACTTTTCAGTGATGGATTGCATCATGCGCTGGCCACTATTGAGTTGGGTCAATTGGATCTACAAAAAGAGCAATCATACAAGATCAATTTAACCGCTCATGCAGTTCATAATGATTTTGATATAGAAATCAATCCTTATGTCAATATTGTACAGGATTTTATGCAATTGATACCTATAGGTCTGGAGACTACTGGTAGAGGTGCTTTTCCTGTCTCGCAATATGAACAAGTAAATGCGGTGCTTGCCGGCGTTGATCTAGGTGCGACTTGGAATATCTTTTATAGATCCCTGGTTGATCCAGAAACAAGGAGGGAAAGTATAGATGAAAATCTGCTACTTAATTCTAGATTTTCTTACATCTATGGTCAAAATACTACGGATGATGAACCATTGATTTACATGCCACCACCAGTTTTTGACAATGAGCTGGTCTGGGAAAATGGAATTATTGACAACCTCACCTTAAGAATTTCTAATACTACCATGTTAAAGCAAAATAGGTTTCCTGACACTGATTTTCCGGCGGAGGTATTTGATGATCAGGGAAATTCAACTATTGTGAACGTAGAAATATCGGAAACCCCTAAGGCTTACTCGTTGTGGAATCTTGTAGCTAGTTACGCTTTCGCGAAAGCGCAATTAAACTTGAGCCTCAACAACGTTTTAAATACCACATATCGAGACTATCTCAATAGACAACGTTTCTATGCAGATGATATAGGTCGTGATATACAATTACAATTCATTTATAATTTTTAA
- a CDS encoding lmo0937 family membrane protein — protein sequence MRSILWLVAVICVVVWLLGLLGVVPGLGTGGLIHILLVIAVIVILINIISGRRPL from the coding sequence ATGAGAAGTATTCTTTGGCTTGTTGCCGTAATCTGTGTTGTCGTTTGGCTATTAGGACTGTTAGGTGTTGTTCCTGGATTAGGAACTGGTGGATTGATTCATATCCTTTTAGTGATCGCAGTTATTGTTATTTTGATCAATATTATTTCAGGTCGTAGACCGTTGTAA
- a CDS encoding DUF5522 domain-containing protein produces the protein MKKHIPLEDGDYYLTPDGYRCFTEQYHLKRGYCCKNGCRHCPYGYDKNKDH, from the coding sequence ATGAAAAAACACATTCCGTTAGAAGATGGTGACTATTATCTCACGCCAGACGGCTATCGATGTTTTACAGAACAATACCATTTGAAGCGCGGCTATTGCTGTAAGAACGGTTGCAGGCATTGTCCTTATGGATACGATAAGAATAAAGATCACTAG
- the hemL gene encoding glutamate-1-semialdehyde 2,1-aminomutase — MSFTYKRSSALFNEAQKYIPGGVNSPVRAFNAVGGDPVYVKSAKGAYLHTEDGNRLIDYIASWGPMILGHAFEPVVEAVIEATKKGTSYGMPTELETEIAKLVVSMAPNVDQVRMVNSGTEACMSAVRLARGFTGRDKIIKFAGCYHGHSDSFLIQAGSGAVTFGSPNSPGVTAGTAKDTLLAQYNNLEQVADIFEKNEGQIACVIIEPIAGNMGCIIPQEGFLEGIRDLCDVHGALFVFDEVMTGFRLARGGAQETTGVKADIVTYGKVIGGGLPVGAFAARRQIMDHLAPTGPVYQAGTLSGNPLAMSAGMAMLTHLNNNPEIFNSLAGKSEHLHKGIAETLSRQGIDHQINRYGSMISVHFTDQPVLDFETAATGNNDWFKKYFHGMLERGIYLPPSAFESYFLNDALSYEDLDRTIEAVDAVVGKW, encoded by the coding sequence ATGTCCTTTACTTATAAGAGAAGTAGTGCCCTTTTTAATGAAGCTCAAAAATACATTCCTGGTGGTGTAAATTCCCCAGTACGTGCATTCAATGCAGTGGGTGGTGATCCAGTCTATGTTAAAAGCGCCAAAGGAGCTTATTTGCATACAGAAGATGGAAATAGACTCATCGACTACATCGCATCATGGGGGCCTATGATTTTGGGACATGCTTTTGAACCTGTGGTAGAGGCAGTCATTGAAGCCACTAAAAAAGGTACTTCATATGGAATGCCTACAGAGCTAGAAACTGAAATTGCCAAATTAGTCGTTTCCATGGCGCCCAATGTGGATCAAGTGCGCATGGTGAATAGTGGGACTGAGGCTTGTATGAGTGCTGTTAGACTAGCACGCGGTTTTACAGGAAGAGATAAGATTATAAAATTTGCTGGCTGTTATCACGGCCATAGCGACTCTTTTTTAATACAAGCAGGTAGTGGGGCGGTCACCTTTGGAAGTCCCAATAGTCCAGGAGTTACAGCAGGAACTGCTAAGGACACCTTACTAGCTCAGTACAACAACCTAGAGCAAGTCGCTGATATTTTTGAAAAAAATGAAGGGCAGATTGCTTGCGTTATCATCGAGCCTATCGCAGGAAATATGGGCTGTATCATTCCGCAAGAAGGTTTTTTAGAAGGGATACGAGACTTGTGTGACGTCCATGGAGCCTTATTTGTTTTTGATGAAGTCATGACTGGCTTTAGGCTTGCCCGTGGTGGAGCACAAGAAACCACTGGTGTTAAGGCAGACATCGTTACCTATGGAAAAGTAATAGGCGGTGGTTTACCAGTCGGTGCGTTTGCAGCAAGACGGCAAATTATGGATCATTTAGCACCTACAGGACCTGTTTACCAGGCAGGCACATTAAGTGGAAACCCGCTTGCGATGAGCGCTGGGATGGCGATGTTGACTCATTTGAATAACAACCCTGAAATATTCAACAGTCTCGCTGGAAAGTCAGAACACCTCCATAAGGGGATTGCCGAGACTCTTTCTAGACAAGGCATCGATCACCAAATCAATAGATACGGGAGTATGATTTCTGTACACTTTACAGATCAGCCCGTGCTGGATTTTGAGACAGCAGCGACTGGTAACAATGACTGGTTTAAAAAATATTTTCACGGTATGTTGGAGCGTGGTATTTATTTACCGCCCAGTGCCTTTGAGAGTTACTTTTTAAATGATGCCTTGTCTTATGAAGATTTGGACAGAACTATTGAGGCAGTAGATGCCGTGGTAGGGAAGTGGTAA
- a CDS encoding cryptochrome/photolyase family protein, which yields MADQNPKTLRLILGDQLNHKHSWYNGDQDHIVYFMAEMRQETDYVKHHIQKVVAFFMAMRGFKEWMDDRGFENVYYQLDHKDNQQDLVDNLNALIEKHSIEKFEYLAPDEWRLDQQLKDFCESLEIEWQGYDTEHFLTKRMDVKKFFEGKKRLTMEYFYRDMRKKYDIMIEGDKEPEGGKWNYDQSNRKKWDEKTPIPHERGFRKDVSEIIELLEKEGVATFGRIDETNFNWPTTRQDALDVLNYFCENLLEHFGDFQDAMHTDQDYLFHSRLSFAMNSKLLSPMEVIETAVDRFRESEKTNNPIHISQIEGFIRQILGWREFMRGIYWKEMPDYQHRNELENRNKLPDFYWTGETKMNCLKHSINNSLDNAYAHHIQRLMITGNYALLTMTDPNYVDEWYLGVYIDAIEWVEITNTRGMSQWADGGLVATKPYVSSGSYINKMSNYCKGCAYQVNKKKAEDDACPFNSLYWHFLDEKEVHFSNNQRMNMMMALLKKMDPDLLKAHKNKAEKVINSPEDY from the coding sequence ATGGCTGACCAAAACCCTAAAACACTACGACTTATCCTAGGTGATCAACTCAATCACAAACACAGTTGGTACAATGGCGATCAAGACCATATCGTTTATTTCATGGCTGAAATGCGCCAAGAAACTGATTATGTAAAACATCACATTCAAAAGGTCGTCGCCTTCTTTATGGCTATGAGGGGCTTTAAAGAATGGATGGATGATCGAGGTTTTGAGAATGTCTATTATCAATTAGATCATAAGGACAACCAGCAAGATTTAGTCGATAACCTCAATGCGTTGATTGAGAAACACAGTATTGAGAAGTTTGAATACCTCGCACCAGACGAGTGGCGCCTGGATCAACAGCTCAAAGACTTTTGTGAATCGCTGGAAATTGAGTGGCAAGGTTATGATACAGAGCATTTCCTTACTAAAAGAATGGATGTCAAAAAATTCTTTGAAGGCAAAAAGCGGTTGACCATGGAGTATTTCTATCGCGATATGCGTAAGAAATATGACATCATGATCGAGGGTGATAAAGAACCTGAAGGTGGTAAATGGAATTATGACCAGAGCAATCGCAAGAAATGGGACGAGAAAACTCCCATCCCGCATGAGAGAGGATTCCGTAAAGATGTAAGCGAGATCATAGAATTGCTAGAGAAGGAAGGTGTAGCCACTTTTGGTCGTATTGATGAAACTAATTTCAACTGGCCCACCACTCGCCAGGATGCGTTGGATGTGTTGAATTACTTCTGCGAGAATTTACTGGAACACTTTGGTGATTTTCAAGATGCAATGCATACAGATCAGGATTACCTCTTCCATTCCAGACTCAGCTTTGCGATGAATAGCAAGCTCTTAAGCCCGATGGAAGTCATTGAAACTGCTGTAGATCGCTTTCGCGAAAGCGAAAAAACCAACAACCCTATCCACATTTCACAAATAGAAGGGTTCATACGACAAATATTAGGCTGGCGCGAGTTTATGCGCGGAATTTACTGGAAAGAGATGCCGGACTATCAACATCGAAATGAACTTGAAAACCGCAACAAGCTTCCAGATTTTTACTGGACAGGCGAGACCAAAATGAATTGCCTTAAGCACAGCATCAACAACTCGCTGGACAACGCTTATGCCCATCACATACAGCGCTTGATGATTACAGGCAATTATGCCTTACTCACCATGACAGATCCTAATTATGTGGACGAGTGGTATCTAGGTGTTTATATCGACGCTATTGAATGGGTAGAAATCACCAATACTCGCGGCATGTCGCAGTGGGCTGATGGCGGGCTGGTGGCTACCAAACCCTATGTTTCCAGCGGCAGTTATATTAATAAAATGAGTAACTATTGTAAGGGTTGCGCCTATCAAGTAAATAAGAAAAAAGCGGAAGATGATGCGTGTCCCTTCAACTCGCTATACTGGCATTTTTTAGACGAGAAGGAAGTTCATTTCAGTAATAACCAACGCATGAATATGATGATGGCGCTGCTTAAAAAGATGGATCCAGATTTACTAAAGGCCCATAAGAATAAAGCTGAAAAAGTAATTAACAGCCCAGAAGATTATTAA
- a CDS encoding glucosaminidase domain-containing protein codes for MKITFKTLFILVFTAALLVSCGSKKKVTTTKRRAKTTKTVPEKPEVSDPVSTTETEDKVTKTITPSYKDDVAAYIDLFAADAMKEMQLYKIPASITLAQGILESGSGKGRLAVEANNHFGVKCHTGWNGGKIYHDDDASQECFRKYKDASYSYRDHSLFLTERSRYQNLFRLKSDDYRGWARGLKDAGYATDRKYPDKLISLIERYDLAKYDAQVLGKAYARKSVESGTPASLEYIIIKGDTLYQIARKHNTTVDHIKRLNGISGDSISIGDKLMIERDSKN; via the coding sequence ATGAAGATCACATTTAAAACTCTATTTATTCTAGTGTTTACCGCAGCGCTGCTGGTTTCCTGTGGCTCTAAGAAAAAAGTTACGACTACAAAAAGACGTGCGAAAACCACTAAAACAGTTCCTGAAAAACCAGAGGTTTCTGATCCAGTAAGTACTACAGAAACAGAGGATAAGGTTACTAAAACCATTACACCGTCCTATAAAGACGATGTCGCTGCTTATATCGACTTATTTGCTGCTGATGCCATGAAAGAAATGCAGTTGTATAAAATTCCTGCAAGTATCACTCTTGCCCAAGGTATTTTAGAAAGCGGCTCTGGAAAAGGAAGGCTCGCAGTAGAAGCGAACAACCATTTTGGAGTGAAATGTCATACGGGTTGGAATGGTGGTAAAATTTATCACGATGACGATGCCTCACAAGAATGTTTCAGAAAATATAAAGATGCATCCTATTCTTATAGGGATCATTCACTTTTCCTGACAGAACGTTCCCGATATCAAAATTTATTTAGACTCAAGTCTGATGACTATAGAGGTTGGGCTAGAGGCCTTAAGGATGCTGGATATGCTACAGATAGAAAATATCCTGACAAATTGATCAGTTTGATTGAACGTTACGATTTGGCCAAATATGATGCGCAAGTTTTAGGCAAAGCCTATGCTCGTAAGTCTGTTGAATCTGGTACGCCAGCATCTTTAGAATATATCATAATCAAAGGCGATACTTTATATCAAATTGCTCGAAAACACAATACAACAGTCGATCACATCAAGCGCCTCAATGGTATTAGCGGTGATAGTATCAGCATAGGTGACAAGTTGATGATTGAACGCGACTCTAAAAATTAA